Proteins from one Azospirillum brasilense genomic window:
- a CDS encoding DUF305 domain-containing protein, giving the protein MSYWRFLAMIVVSTVVMFGLMYLNTYAFDHVFYSQTRAWMALVMGAAMAIVMIGFMWSMYRNAAANLGIVVAGLLVFAGALWLVRSQETVDDLSYMKAMIPHHSIAIMTSERAHIRDPRVRELADGIIEAQVREIGEMKALIADLKRNPTPDSAPDIPSYRERGAPAPAKE; this is encoded by the coding sequence ATGAGCTATTGGCGCTTTTTGGCGATGATCGTGGTCTCGACGGTCGTGATGTTCGGGCTGATGTATTTGAACACCTACGCTTTCGACCACGTGTTCTACAGCCAGACGCGGGCCTGGATGGCGTTGGTGATGGGGGCCGCCATGGCGATCGTCATGATCGGCTTCATGTGGTCCATGTACAGGAACGCCGCCGCCAACCTCGGCATCGTGGTGGCGGGGCTTCTGGTCTTCGCAGGAGCACTATGGCTGGTGCGCAGCCAGGAGACCGTGGACGACCTGTCCTACATGAAGGCGATGATCCCGCACCATTCCATCGCGATCATGACCAGCGAACGCGCCCACATCCGCGATCCGCGCGTGCGTGAGTTGGCGGACGGCATCATTGAAGCGCAGGTGCGGGAGATCGGAGAGATGAAGGCCCTCATCGCCGATCTGAAACGCAATCCCACACCGGATTCGGCGCCGGATATTCCGTCCTATCGGGAACGGGGAGCGCCTGCACCGGCCAAGGAATAG
- a CDS encoding HesB/IscA family protein, with protein sequence MATASTASLPKALSITDAAAERVRMLMSKATDDYIGLRIGVKAKGCSGLSYDVQYAKEKMKFDEVVEDKGVTVLIDPAAVMFLIGSEMDYVDDKFQTGFVFKNPNEKGRCGCGESFHV encoded by the coding sequence ATGGCCACGGCTTCTACGGCTTCTCTCCCCAAGGCCCTTTCCATCACCGACGCCGCCGCGGAGCGGGTGCGGATGCTGATGTCAAAGGCGACCGACGATTACATCGGCCTGCGCATCGGCGTGAAGGCGAAGGGCTGCTCCGGCCTCAGCTATGACGTGCAATACGCCAAGGAAAAGATGAAGTTTGACGAGGTGGTCGAGGACAAGGGCGTCACCGTCCTGATCGACCCCGCCGCCGTGATGTTCCTGATCGGCAGCGAGATGGACTACGTCGACGACAAGTTCCAGACCGGCTTCGTCTTCAAGAACCCGAACGAGAAAGGCCGCTGCGGCTGCGGCGAGAGCTTCCACGTTTGA
- a CDS encoding iron-sulfur cluster assembly protein: MPDDAISKEADAAEAKPMNQTEADMAAAKAAYDPRAALSEAVISALKSCYDPEIPVDIWELGLIYRVDIGPNNEVEIDMTLTSPMCPVAGELPMQVQQAVESVEDVTTCKVELVWEPPWRQDMMSEVARVQLDMF; the protein is encoded by the coding sequence ATGCCCGATGACGCGATCTCCAAGGAAGCCGACGCCGCGGAGGCCAAGCCGATGAACCAGACCGAAGCGGACATGGCCGCGGCCAAGGCCGCCTACGACCCGCGCGCCGCGCTGAGCGAGGCGGTGATCTCGGCGCTGAAGAGCTGCTACGACCCGGAAATCCCCGTGGACATCTGGGAACTGGGCCTGATCTACCGCGTCGACATCGGCCCGAACAACGAGGTCGAGATCGACATGACCCTGACCAGCCCCATGTGCCCGGTGGCCGGCGAACTGCCGATGCAGGTGCAGCAGGCGGTTGAGTCCGTCGAGGACGTCACCACATGCAAGGTGGAACTGGTTTGGGAACCGCCCTGGCGCCAGGACATGATGTCCGAGGTCGCGCGGGTCCAACTGGACATGTTTTAA
- the sufU gene encoding Fe-S cluster assembly sulfur transfer protein SufU: MMDELRELYQEVILDHGKNPRNFRHPDDANREAKGENPMCGDRFMVYLKLKDGVVEDVAFQGRGCAISTASASMMTEVVKGKTEAEAKALFETFHDLCTKDDHDHGDHGPVDEDAMERLMVLSGVRQFPVRVKCATLAWHAMNAAIEGEDKASSE, translated from the coding sequence ATGATGGACGAATTGCGCGAGCTGTACCAGGAAGTGATCCTGGACCACGGCAAGAACCCCCGGAACTTCCGGCATCCCGACGATGCCAACCGGGAGGCCAAGGGCGAGAACCCCATGTGCGGCGATCGCTTCATGGTCTACCTGAAGCTGAAGGACGGAGTGGTCGAGGACGTGGCCTTCCAGGGCCGCGGCTGCGCCATCTCCACCGCCAGCGCGTCCATGATGACCGAGGTGGTCAAGGGCAAGACCGAGGCGGAGGCCAAGGCTCTGTTCGAGACCTTCCACGACCTCTGCACCAAGGACGACCACGACCACGGCGACCACGGCCCGGTGGACGAGGACGCCATGGAACGGCTGATGGTGCTGTCCGGCGTCCGTCAGTTCCCGGTGCGCGTGAAATGCGCCACCCTCGCCTGGCACGCGATGAACGCGGCCATCGAAGGCGAGGACAAGGCGAGCAGCGAGTAA
- a CDS encoding cysteine desulfurase has protein sequence MDTQITLPTFDVERVRADFPILSRSVHERKGKPGKPLVYLDSAASAQKPRQVIDAMTRFLEEDYSNIHRGVHFLSQTATDQFEEARRKVARFLNAPSERNIVFTRSATEAVNLVAHSYGRTFLSEGDEIIVSVMEHHANIVPWQLLQMDKGIRIRVVPVDEHGVLDLNAYEDLLSDRTKLVAMTHCSNVLGTVTPAKIIARMAHERGVPVLFDGSQAAVHGVVDVQDIDADFYIMTGHKLYGPTGTGVLYGKYDLLKKMPPYQGGGDMIESVSFEGTTFKAPPARFEAGTPAITEVIGLGVALDYMETLGREAIAAHEHDLLQYATQQLSQVDGLRVYGTAPGKGPIISFTLEGVHPHDLGTIVDQYGVAVRVGRHCAEPLMERFGVGATARASFALYNTRAEADALVESVIAVKEFFGA, from the coding sequence ATGGACACCCAGATCACCCTCCCCACCTTCGATGTCGAGCGTGTGCGCGCCGACTTCCCCATCCTGTCGCGCAGCGTGCACGAGCGGAAGGGCAAGCCCGGCAAGCCGCTCGTCTATCTGGACAGCGCCGCCTCCGCGCAGAAGCCGCGGCAGGTCATCGACGCCATGACCCGCTTCCTGGAGGAGGATTATTCCAACATCCACCGGGGCGTCCATTTCCTGTCGCAGACCGCGACCGACCAGTTCGAGGAGGCCCGCCGCAAGGTCGCCCGCTTCCTGAACGCCCCGTCGGAGCGCAACATCGTCTTCACCCGCAGCGCGACCGAGGCCGTCAACCTCGTCGCCCACAGCTATGGCCGGACCTTCCTGTCGGAAGGCGATGAGATCATCGTCTCGGTCATGGAGCACCACGCCAACATCGTGCCGTGGCAGCTCCTCCAGATGGACAAGGGCATCCGCATCCGCGTCGTCCCGGTGGACGAGCACGGCGTGCTGGACCTGAACGCCTACGAGGACCTGCTGTCCGACCGCACGAAGCTGGTGGCGATGACCCACTGCTCCAACGTGCTGGGCACGGTGACGCCGGCCAAGATCATCGCCCGCATGGCGCACGAGCGCGGCGTGCCGGTGCTGTTCGACGGCAGCCAGGCCGCGGTGCACGGCGTGGTGGACGTGCAGGACATCGACGCCGACTTCTACATCATGACCGGCCACAAGCTGTACGGCCCGACCGGGACCGGCGTGCTCTACGGCAAGTACGATCTGCTGAAGAAGATGCCCCCTTATCAGGGCGGCGGCGACATGATCGAGAGCGTCAGCTTCGAAGGCACCACCTTCAAGGCCCCGCCGGCCCGCTTCGAGGCCGGCACCCCGGCAATCACCGAGGTGATCGGTCTGGGCGTGGCGCTGGACTACATGGAGACGCTGGGCCGGGAGGCCATCGCGGCGCATGAGCACGACCTGCTCCAGTACGCCACGCAGCAGCTTTCCCAGGTCGACGGCCTGCGCGTCTACGGCACCGCGCCGGGCAAGGGCCCGATCATCTCCTTCACGCTGGAGGGCGTGCACCCGCACGACCTCGGCACCATCGTGGACCAGTACGGCGTCGCCGTCCGCGTCGGCCGCCACTGCGCGGAGCCGCTGATGGAGCGTTTCGGCGTCGGCGCCACGGCGCGGGCCAGCTTCGCGCTTTACAACACGCGGGCGGAAGCCGACGCTCTGGTCGAATCGGTGATCGCGGTGAAGGAGTTCTTCGGAGCATGA
- the sufD gene encoding Fe-S cluster assembly protein SufD → MATTTLTKAPRGYDPAAAKPFLEQFDRVKDGLPGGGLSWLNDLRSQGHNRFAALGLPTVKNESWRYTNLRALDKLAFQPAAVTGEAVRFDVLPTVRTDGTNGPRLVFVDGRFRAELSSTAGLPAGVELLNLADALTRKPDLVAEHLGRIAAPDDQPLVALNTAFLADGPVLHVPRGVTVDETIELVFVSVGTEAQPTAFHPRGLIVAEAESRAVIVEHHVGLGSCTTLSNGVTEVFVGAGASVHHYKVQREHAEAFHLSHTAAKVAGKGIYDNFILTIGAKLSRNEVNSVLDGEDGDTHVSGAYMVRGGQHVDTTTFIDHAKPCCTSREVYKGVIDDQARAVFQGKIIVRPDAQKTDGYQQNRALLLSDTAEIDAKPELEIYADDVKCSHGATVGELDDDQLFYLRARGIDKDTARGLLIGAFLSEALEEIAEESVRDAFQSYVANWQNAR, encoded by the coding sequence ATGGCGACGACGACCCTCACCAAGGCGCCGCGGGGTTACGACCCGGCGGCGGCCAAACCCTTCCTGGAGCAGTTTGACCGGGTCAAGGACGGCCTGCCCGGCGGCGGCCTGTCCTGGCTGAACGACCTGCGCAGCCAGGGGCACAACCGCTTCGCCGCGCTCGGCCTGCCGACCGTTAAGAACGAGTCCTGGCGCTACACCAACCTGCGCGCGCTTGACAAGCTGGCCTTCCAGCCGGCGGCCGTGACCGGCGAGGCCGTCCGCTTCGACGTGCTGCCGACCGTGCGCACGGACGGCACGAACGGTCCGCGGCTGGTCTTCGTCGACGGGCGCTTCCGGGCGGAACTGTCCTCCACCGCCGGTCTGCCGGCGGGGGTCGAGCTGCTGAACCTCGCCGACGCCCTGACTCGCAAGCCCGATCTGGTGGCCGAGCATCTGGGCCGCATCGCCGCCCCCGACGATCAGCCGCTGGTGGCGCTGAACACCGCCTTCCTGGCGGACGGGCCGGTCCTGCATGTGCCGCGCGGCGTCACGGTGGACGAGACCATCGAGCTGGTCTTCGTCTCCGTCGGCACCGAGGCGCAGCCCACCGCCTTCCACCCGCGTGGCCTGATCGTCGCGGAGGCGGAGTCCCGCGCCGTGATCGTCGAGCATCACGTCGGCCTGGGCTCCTGCACCACCCTGTCGAACGGCGTGACCGAGGTCTTCGTCGGCGCGGGCGCGTCGGTCCATCACTACAAGGTCCAGCGCGAGCACGCGGAGGCCTTCCACCTGTCGCACACCGCGGCGAAGGTGGCCGGCAAGGGCATCTACGACAACTTCATCCTGACCATCGGCGCCAAGCTGTCGCGCAACGAGGTGAACAGCGTCCTCGACGGCGAGGACGGCGACACGCATGTCAGCGGCGCCTACATGGTGCGCGGCGGCCAGCATGTCGACACCACGACCTTCATCGACCACGCCAAGCCCTGCTGCACCAGCCGCGAGGTCTACAAGGGCGTGATCGACGACCAGGCCCGCGCCGTCTTCCAGGGCAAGATCATCGTGCGTCCCGACGCGCAGAAGACCGATGGCTACCAGCAGAACCGCGCGCTCCTGCTCTCCGACACCGCGGAGATCGACGCGAAGCCGGAACTGGAGATCTACGCCGACGACGTGAAGTGCAGCCACGGCGCCACGGTGGGCGAGCTGGACGACGACCAGCTCTTCTACCTGCGCGCCCGCGGCATCGACAAGGATACGGCGCGCGGCCTGCTGATCGGCGCCTTCCTGTCCGAGGCGCTGGAGGAGATCGCCGAGGAGAGCGTCCGCGACGCCTTCCAGAGCTACGTCGCCAACTGGCAGAACGCGCGCTGA
- the sufC gene encoding Fe-S cluster assembly ATPase SufC gives MIEIKNLHATVDGKEILKGIDLTINPGEVHAIMGPNGSGKSTLSYVLAGRDGYEITEGSVSFFGKDLLEMEPEERAAAGLFLAFQYPVEIPGVANTTFLKSALNAIRKQRGEPELDAMQFLKLVREKTKALSMTDEMLKRAVNVGFSGGEKKRNETLQMAVLQPTFAILDETDSGLDIDALKIVAEGVNALRSPERSMLVITHYQRLLDYIVPDHVHVLAFGKIQRSGGKELALELEKNGYAEFGVNEAA, from the coding sequence ATGATCGAGATCAAGAACCTGCACGCCACGGTGGACGGCAAGGAAATCCTCAAGGGCATCGACCTGACGATCAACCCCGGTGAGGTGCACGCCATCATGGGGCCGAACGGCTCGGGCAAGAGCACGCTCAGCTACGTGCTGGCCGGCCGCGACGGCTATGAGATCACCGAGGGCTCGGTGAGCTTCTTCGGCAAGGACCTGCTGGAGATGGAGCCGGAGGAGCGCGCCGCCGCCGGCCTGTTCCTGGCCTTCCAGTACCCGGTCGAAATCCCCGGCGTCGCCAACACCACCTTCCTGAAGTCCGCCCTGAACGCCATCCGCAAGCAGCGCGGCGAGCCGGAGCTGGACGCCATGCAGTTCCTGAAGCTGGTGCGCGAGAAGACCAAGGCGCTGAGCATGACCGATGAGATGCTGAAGCGCGCGGTCAACGTCGGCTTCTCCGGCGGCGAGAAGAAGCGCAACGAGACGCTCCAGATGGCCGTCCTCCAGCCGACGTTCGCCATCCTCGACGAGACGGACAGCGGCCTGGACATCGACGCGCTGAAGATCGTGGCCGAGGGCGTGAACGCGCTCCGCTCGCCGGAGCGGTCGATGCTGGTCATCACCCACTACCAGCGCCTGCTCGACTACATCGTGCCGGACCATGTCCATGTGCTGGCCTTCGGCAAGATTCAGCGCTCCGGCGGCAAGGAGCTGGCGCTGGAGCTGGAGAAGAACGGCTACGCCGAGTTCGGCGTGAACGAGGCGGCCTGA
- the sufB gene encoding Fe-S cluster assembly protein SufB, which produces MAATTETVEQVRAVTEQKYKYGFTTDIESDVAPKGLNEDIVRFISAKKEEPEWLLEWRLKAFRVWQEMEEPRHWAKLSFPPIDYQDAHYYAAPKMKDRPKSLDEVDPELLKTYEKLGIPLREQEILAGVEGAEGKSPAIAVDAVFDSVSVATTFKAKLEEMGIIFCAISEAVHKCPELVQKYLGSVVPYTDNFYATLNCAVFTDGSFVYIPKGVRCPMELSTYFRINQANTGQFERTLIIADEGSYVSYLEGCTAPQRDENQLHAAVVELVALDDAQIKYSTVQNWYPGNAEGVGGIYNFVTKRGACRGRNSKISWTQVETGSAITWKYPSCILQGDNSVGEFYSVAITNNFQQADTGTKMIHIGKNTRSTIVSKGISAGRAQQTYRGLVKILPKAEGARNHTQCDSLLIGDQCGAHTVPYIENRNRTARVEHEATTAKISEDQLFYCRQRGLSEEDAVSLIVNGFCKEVLKELPMEFAVEAQKLVGISLEGSVG; this is translated from the coding sequence ATGGCCGCCACGACCGAAACCGTCGAACAGGTCCGCGCCGTCACGGAGCAGAAGTACAAGTACGGCTTCACGACGGACATCGAATCGGATGTCGCGCCCAAGGGCCTGAACGAGGACATCGTCCGCTTCATCTCCGCCAAGAAAGAGGAGCCGGAATGGCTTCTCGAATGGCGCCTGAAGGCGTTCCGCGTCTGGCAGGAGATGGAGGAGCCGCGCCACTGGGCGAAGCTGTCCTTCCCGCCGATCGACTATCAGGACGCGCACTACTACGCCGCGCCCAAGATGAAGGATCGCCCGAAGTCTCTGGACGAGGTCGATCCCGAACTGCTGAAGACCTACGAGAAGTTGGGCATCCCGCTGCGCGAGCAGGAGATCCTGGCCGGCGTCGAAGGGGCCGAGGGCAAGAGCCCGGCCATCGCCGTGGACGCCGTGTTCGACAGCGTGTCGGTCGCCACCACCTTCAAGGCCAAGCTGGAGGAGATGGGCATCATCTTCTGCGCGATCTCCGAGGCCGTGCACAAGTGTCCGGAGCTTGTCCAGAAGTATCTCGGCTCCGTCGTGCCCTACACCGACAATTTCTACGCGACGCTGAACTGCGCGGTCTTCACCGACGGCAGCTTCGTCTACATCCCGAAGGGCGTGCGCTGCCCGATGGAGCTGTCCACCTACTTCCGCATCAACCAGGCCAACACCGGCCAGTTCGAGCGGACGCTGATCATCGCCGACGAGGGCAGCTACGTCAGCTATCTGGAAGGCTGCACGGCGCCCCAGCGCGACGAGAACCAGCTGCACGCCGCGGTGGTCGAGCTGGTGGCGCTGGATGACGCGCAGATCAAGTACTCGACGGTCCAGAACTGGTATCCGGGCAACGCGGAAGGCGTCGGCGGCATCTACAACTTCGTGACCAAGCGCGGCGCCTGCCGCGGCCGCAACTCCAAGATTTCCTGGACGCAGGTGGAGACCGGTTCCGCCATCACCTGGAAGTACCCGAGCTGCATCCTGCAGGGCGACAATTCGGTGGGCGAGTTCTATTCGGTCGCCATCACCAACAACTTCCAGCAGGCCGACACCGGCACCAAGATGATCCACATCGGCAAGAACACCCGCTCGACCATCGTGTCGAAGGGCATCTCCGCCGGGCGGGCGCAGCAGACCTACCGCGGGCTGGTCAAGATCCTGCCGAAGGCGGAGGGCGCGCGCAATCACACCCAGTGCGACAGCCTGCTGATCGGCGACCAGTGCGGCGCCCACACGGTGCCCTACATCGAGAACCGCAACCGCACCGCCCGCGTCGAGCACGAGGCGACGACCGCCAAGATCAGCGAGGACCAGCTGTTCTACTGCCGCCAGCGCGGCCTGTCGGAAGAGGACGCCGTATCGCTGATCGTCAACGGCTTTTGCAAGGAAGTGCTGAAGGAGCTGCCCATGGAGTTCGCCGTGGAAGCCCAGAAGCTCGTCGGCATCAGCCTCGAAGGCAGCGTCGGCTGA
- a CDS encoding SUF system Fe-S cluster assembly regulator, which translates to MIRLSKLTDYAIVVMSEMARHVGTVHTVSHLAERTGVPSPTVAKLMKTLTPAGLTTSHRGAAGGYALSRNADAISIAEIITALDGPIALTACVEGGDSQCGVQRLCPMRGGWEKVNSAIRGALEQVTLADMMGPPAWAESPPGPLDSIGAGPGPARRAAV; encoded by the coding sequence ATGATCCGGCTGAGCAAGCTGACCGACTACGCCATCGTCGTGATGAGCGAAATGGCGCGCCATGTGGGCACGGTTCACACCGTCTCCCATCTGGCGGAGCGCACGGGCGTGCCCTCCCCCACGGTCGCCAAGCTCATGAAGACGTTGACCCCGGCGGGCCTCACGACGTCGCACCGCGGCGCCGCCGGTGGTTATGCGCTCAGCCGCAACGCCGATGCAATCTCTATCGCCGAGATCATCACGGCGCTCGACGGCCCGATCGCGCTGACCGCCTGCGTGGAGGGCGGCGACAGCCAGTGCGGCGTGCAGCGCCTCTGCCCGATGCGCGGCGGCTGGGAAAAGGTCAACAGCGCCATCCGTGGCGCCCTCGAACAAGTGACGCTGGCCGACATGATGGGACCGCCCGCCTGGGCGGAGAGCCCACCCGGCCCGCTCGACAGCATTGGAGCCGGCCCAGGTCCGGCACGGCGCGCCGCCGTCTGA